Part of the Rhipicephalus sanguineus isolate Rsan-2018 chromosome 5, BIME_Rsan_1.4, whole genome shotgun sequence genome is shown below.
AACTATGAGTGGCGCTACACCTCACTGGACGAGCGTTAAATTGCGAGCCTGTATCAAGTTGGTGAGACACCAACAGATAGGATTTGGATACGGCAGTTTGGGGTGACGGAAGTGCCCTAATTAGAATTAGTTTAATTGATTTAAATGTATcttacgaaataaaaaaaagtaacagtttcgccgcaagggcgaagcaatgaatgcgatagcaagaaaagcggcgcgtGATGAAAGCGCTGCTACGttgcagaaacatctacccccccggcagcaactaccgcgcgagcacacagcggaagggcaaggttctccctgcgtaaatattagaagaaacgagcgagctggccgacgacttttaaatgcgcccgttgcgctcctcgcgccatctcgctggtaatgaagaaacgcttataagcgcctgtcgtctctgagtcctgccagcggtaaagtgtgtgtatacgaggtctgttagaaaagtatccgacctttggtggaagaaaaaaaactggcataATTGAAGCGTTCGTAACCTAATCCCCCTCAAAGTAGTCCCCTTGGGACtccacacacttctcccagcggtgctgccattgttggaagcattctGAGAAGGAATCTTTCAGAATGGAGTTTAGCTCAGCTGTCGTTGCAGCCATAATGTCCTCGCTTGTCTCAAATCGCTGTCCTTTCAATGTCCTCTTGAGtttgggaaacagccagaagtcgcagggggccatatcaggagagtaaggagcctgttgaactaTAGGAGTCTGacttttcgccaaaaaagtctgaACCAAGTGTGAGGAATGTGCAGGAGCATCGTCGTGATGGATGCGCCAGTTTCCTGTTGACCACAACTCCGGTCTCTTGCGCCGCACAGCATCACGTAGGCGACGGAGGGCATCCCTGTAGTACTCTTTGGTGATTGTTTGACCCTGTGGTGCGTACTCGTGGTGTAGCACACCGCGGGAGTCAAAGAAAGCGCTCAGCATGACTTTGACGTTGCTGCGCAGTTGGCGGGCCTTCTTTGGTCTTGGTGACGTGAAATGCTTCCACTGTGAcgactgggatttggtttccGGGTCGTACCCGTACACCCAAGACTCGTCACCAGTGATAATGGTGTTCATGAAGTTAGAGTCACTGCTTGTGAAATCTAGCATGTCGTGTgagacttcaacacgaagttgcttttgctccaccgtgagcagttccggcacgaatttcgccgcaactctcttcatggccaaatcttcggtcataatggaatgtgcagagaAAGTGCTGATG
Proteins encoded:
- the LOC119394686 gene encoding histone-lysine N-methyltransferase SETMAR-like — its product is MTERLEQRYCIKFCQKLGDSQVETIGKIKTAFGDDAMSRTQIKEWYNRFKDGRTSVESEPRSGRPSTCRNDQVITEVNAVVMRDRRVTMREIAEEVGISTFSAHSIMTEDLAMKRVAAKFVPELLTVEQKQLRVEVSHDMLDFTSSDSNFMNTIITGDESWVYGYDPETKSQSSQWKHFTSPRPKKARQLRSNVKVMLSAFFDSRGVLHHEYAPQGQTITKEYYRDALRRLRDAVRRKRPELWSTGNWRIHHDDAPAHSSHLRTLKGQRFETSEDIMAATTAELNSILKDSFSECFQQWQHRWEKCVESQGDYFEGD